From one Enterococcus sp. DIV2402 genomic stretch:
- a CDS encoding nucleotidyltransferase, whose product MKACGIIVEYNPFHNGHNYHAKKARELSKADVVVAVMSGNFLQRGEPAVIDKWMRANEALQNGVDLVVELPIQWSLQSADYFARGGILLLQALKCESYCFGTDAASEFDYQAFGKFVKENQKTINQTFQQLSNPTMTYAQTMTEVYRELYPQLLLTGEQPNHVLGLTYAQENAQYTNPMKSIPLPRIGASYHSKEIHNEIASATAIRKAIIEGLSVEQVVPQQTTSDLQAYQITWNNYWEFLKYRIIISSVDELREIYQMVEGLEYRLKSLIYEANSFEEFVQAVKTKRYTQTRIQRLLCYVLLNIKTSDIKEAWESNYLHVLGFTENGQRYLKEKKAVIDYPVLSKIGKKEEQAYKLTVRSDKVYQMANSDVLEQNFGKFPIRNNPM is encoded by the coding sequence ATGAAAGCATGTGGCATTATTGTTGAATACAATCCTTTTCATAATGGACATAATTACCATGCAAAAAAGGCTCGAGAACTATCAAAAGCTGATGTTGTCGTTGCAGTAATGAGTGGTAATTTTTTACAACGTGGAGAGCCAGCGGTTATTGATAAGTGGATGCGTGCCAATGAAGCCTTACAAAATGGCGTGGATTTGGTAGTGGAATTGCCCATTCAATGGTCGTTGCAGTCAGCTGATTATTTTGCGCGTGGGGGTATTTTACTGTTGCAAGCGTTAAAATGTGAAAGTTATTGCTTTGGTACAGATGCAGCTAGTGAATTTGATTATCAAGCATTTGGGAAATTTGTAAAGGAAAATCAGAAAACCATTAATCAAACTTTTCAGCAGTTAAGCAATCCAACAATGACCTATGCACAAACGATGACGGAAGTTTATCGAGAGCTTTATCCGCAATTATTATTAACAGGAGAGCAACCGAATCATGTTTTAGGATTAACTTATGCTCAAGAAAATGCACAGTATACGAATCCAATGAAAAGTATTCCTTTACCCAGAATTGGGGCAAGCTATCATTCAAAAGAAATTCACAATGAAATTGCAAGTGCTACAGCAATTCGTAAAGCGATAATTGAGGGCCTGTCGGTTGAACAAGTGGTCCCACAACAAACCACGAGTGATTTGCAGGCGTATCAAATCACTTGGAATAATTATTGGGAATTTCTTAAATATCGGATTATAATCAGTTCGGTTGATGAGCTAAGAGAGATTTATCAAATGGTTGAAGGATTGGAATACCGTTTGAAATCGTTAATTTATGAAGCAAACTCTTTTGAGGAATTTGTTCAAGCAGTAAAAACGAAGCGTTATACTCAAACGCGAATCCAACGTTTATTATGTTATGTTTTGCTAAATATTAAAACGAGCGATATTAAAGAAGCATGGGAAAGTAACTATTTACATGTGTTAGGTTTCACTGAAAATGGGCAACGTTATCTAAAAGAGAAAAAAGCGGTGATAGACTACCCAGTGCTTTCTAAAATTGGAAAAAAAGAAGAGCAAGCATACAAATTAACCGTTCGTAGTGATAAAGTCTATCAAATGGCAAATTCAGATGTATTAGAACAAAATTTTGGTAAATTTCCAATTCGTAATAATCCTATGTAA
- a CDS encoding YpiB family protein, whose product MTINVADKKRFLNWLVSHESFSRREVSWILNYLTNHETILKNVHFVEHADKTPRGICVQATTLEGEPISLFLKDKVFTDSDQIFHEIRLNWKHPLYLECRFNRSWENEFFLAVLEDNPYHRWNETLDADVVSKLEEYFFTEDVEMKIADLYRQIDQALENDNHELFLQLSTEVNQLLEKKALVTE is encoded by the coding sequence ATGACCATCAATGTTGCAGATAAAAAACGTTTTTTAAATTGGTTGGTGTCACATGAGTCTTTTTCACGTCGAGAAGTTTCTTGGATTTTGAATTATTTAACAAATCATGAAACAATATTGAAAAATGTTCATTTTGTTGAACATGCAGATAAAACACCTCGTGGGATTTGTGTTCAAGCAACTACCCTAGAAGGTGAACCAATATCATTATTTTTAAAAGATAAAGTCTTTACAGATAGTGATCAAATTTTTCATGAAATCCGGTTGAATTGGAAGCATCCACTATATTTAGAATGCCGCTTTAATCGTTCATGGGAAAATGAATTCTTTTTAGCTGTTTTAGAAGATAATCCATATCATCGTTGGAATGAAACATTAGACGCTGATGTTGTGTCAAAACTAGAAGAATATTTTTTCACAGAAGATGTAGAGATGAAAATTGCAGATTTATATAGACAAATCGATCAAGCCTTAGAAAATGATAATCACGAATTGTTTCTACAATTATCCACCGAGGTTAATCAGCTATTAGAAAAGAAAGCATTAGTGACTGAATAA
- a CDS encoding tetratricopeptide repeat protein translates to MTYSEKMLQALQNEDLAEAQLSLEEALQKDDDAILAELGEELLAIGFLEEAKAVFITLTERQPSEDAYNLPLAEIAIENNEMEEAFEYLEAISKSSETYPQALLITADLYQVLGIPEVSEAKLKEAAQLLPEENLIQFALAELYFSMDKFVEAEQIYRKLLQDETLDVTGISLVERIGSSLSMQGKFEEAVLFLEEALEDEQTDDRLFQTAFVYLQLKENEKAIYYLQQLRVMNPQYQALYLYLAEALQEEELLEEAQAVIEEGIQENPYQVDFYHFASENSYRLHDVKKAEDYLVKALETGEKADETLLTLSNLYLNEEMFDEVIDAISRMEDQDNPYALWNLAHAYNELEEFDSATKYYEEANIALNHEPEFMKEYGIFLREEGRLEEARHLLSHYLAHEPGDLEVQSILDDLSER, encoded by the coding sequence ATGACATACAGTGAAAAAATGCTTCAAGCGTTACAAAATGAAGATTTAGCTGAAGCACAATTATCTTTAGAAGAAGCATTACAAAAAGATGATGATGCTATTTTGGCAGAATTAGGAGAAGAATTATTAGCTATTGGTTTTTTAGAAGAAGCCAAAGCAGTTTTTATTACATTAACAGAGCGTCAACCAAGCGAAGATGCCTATAATTTACCACTTGCAGAAATTGCAATTGAGAATAACGAGATGGAAGAAGCGTTTGAATATTTAGAAGCCATTTCTAAATCAAGCGAGACATATCCACAAGCTTTATTGATTACAGCTGATTTGTATCAAGTGTTAGGAATTCCTGAAGTGAGCGAAGCAAAATTAAAAGAAGCGGCTCAATTATTGCCAGAAGAGAATTTAATTCAATTTGCTTTAGCGGAATTATATTTTTCAATGGATAAGTTTGTTGAAGCAGAACAAATCTATCGGAAACTGTTACAAGATGAGACTTTAGATGTCACAGGAATCTCACTTGTCGAAAGAATTGGATCATCGTTAAGTATGCAAGGGAAATTTGAAGAAGCAGTTTTATTTTTAGAAGAAGCATTGGAAGACGAACAAACAGATGATCGTTTATTTCAGACGGCTTTTGTCTATTTACAATTGAAAGAAAATGAGAAAGCTATTTATTATTTACAACAATTGCGTGTGATGAATCCGCAGTATCAAGCATTATATTTATATCTAGCAGAAGCATTACAAGAAGAAGAGTTATTAGAAGAAGCACAGGCAGTAATTGAAGAAGGGATTCAAGAAAATCCTTACCAAGTTGATTTTTATCATTTCGCTTCTGAAAATAGCTATCGATTACATGATGTAAAAAAAGCAGAAGATTACCTAGTAAAAGCGTTAGAAACTGGCGAAAAAGCAGATGAGACATTATTAACATTAAGTAATTTGTACTTAAATGAAGAAATGTTTGATGAAGTGATTGATGCCATTAGCCGTATGGAAGATCAAGATAATCCGTATGCTTTATGGAATCTAGCCCATGCTTATAACGAATTGGAAGAATTCGATTCTGCTACAAAATATTATGAAGAGGCAAATATTGCCTTAAACCATGAGCCTGAATTTATGAAAGAATATGGTATTTTCTTACGTGAAGAAGGGCGCTTAGAGGAAGCGCGTCATCTGTTGTCTCATTATTTAGCTCATGAACCAGGTGATTTGGAGGTACAGTCTATTTTAGACGATTTATCAGAAAGATAG
- the ilvA gene encoding threonine ammonia-lyase IlvA gives MGLVTRNDVDQAYQLLKSAVAHTPLQYDRYLSEKYQATILLKREDLQKVRSFKLRGAYYAIKKRPQSELESGVVCASAGNHAQGVAYTCREIGVQAVIFMPSTTPQQKVSQVSFFGGNNVTIELVGDTFDASAAAAKAFAKEKGMAFIDPFDDPAIIAGQGTLAVEMMADALAESYQPDYVFAAIGGGGLISGVSTYVKDVSPVTKIIGVEPKGAPSMQEAFDYGAPVALKQLDKFVDGAAVKEVGQLTYQHAKEYVDQLMTVDEGLVCSTILELYSKQAIVAEPAGALSVAALESMQAEIKGKTVICIISGGNNDINRMAEIEERSLIYQGLMNYFVINFPQRPGALKEFVSEVLGPDDDITRFEYTKKINRGSGPVVLGVLSKTREDVPSLFERIAEFDPAYIDLSENQSLFTLLV, from the coding sequence TTGGGGTTAGTAACAAGAAATGATGTAGACCAAGCGTATCAGCTACTCAAATCAGCTGTTGCTCATACACCATTACAATATGATCGATATCTATCAGAAAAATATCAAGCAACAATCCTACTAAAACGAGAAGACTTACAAAAAGTACGTTCATTCAAATTGCGTGGCGCTTATTATGCGATTAAAAAGCGTCCGCAAAGTGAATTAGAATCAGGTGTTGTGTGTGCGAGTGCCGGAAATCATGCGCAAGGAGTTGCTTATACTTGTCGAGAAATCGGAGTACAAGCAGTCATCTTTATGCCAAGTACAACCCCACAACAAAAAGTATCACAAGTTTCTTTCTTCGGTGGCAATAATGTCACGATTGAATTAGTAGGAGATACCTTCGATGCTTCGGCAGCAGCAGCTAAAGCTTTTGCAAAAGAAAAAGGAATGGCATTTATCGATCCTTTTGATGATCCAGCAATTATTGCTGGTCAAGGAACGTTAGCAGTTGAAATGATGGCAGATGCATTAGCAGAAAGCTATCAGCCTGACTATGTATTTGCAGCAATTGGCGGTGGTGGCCTAATCAGTGGTGTTAGCACGTATGTTAAAGATGTTAGTCCAGTAACTAAGATTATTGGAGTGGAGCCAAAAGGAGCCCCTTCTATGCAAGAGGCTTTTGATTACGGCGCACCTGTTGCCTTGAAACAACTCGATAAATTCGTAGATGGAGCAGCTGTAAAAGAAGTCGGACAACTTACCTATCAACATGCGAAAGAATATGTTGATCAGCTGATGACTGTAGATGAAGGCTTAGTTTGTTCTACAATTTTAGAATTGTATAGTAAACAAGCAATTGTCGCAGAACCTGCGGGTGCATTAAGTGTGGCAGCATTAGAATCGATGCAAGCTGAAATTAAAGGGAAAACGGTTATTTGTATTATTAGTGGCGGTAACAACGACATTAATCGTATGGCCGAAATTGAAGAACGTTCATTGATATATCAAGGATTGATGAATTACTTTGTTATCAATTTTCCTCAACGCCCAGGAGCATTGAAAGAATTTGTTAGTGAAGTGTTAGGTCCAGATGATGATATTACTCGTTTTGAATATACGAAAAAAATCAATCGTGGATCAGGGCCGGTTGTCTTAGGTGTGTTATCAAAAACACGTGAAGATGTTCCAAGTCTATTTGAACGCATTGCTGAGTTTGATCCTGCCTATATTGATTTGAGTGAAAACCAATCGTTATTCACCTTATTAGTCTAA
- the ilvC gene encoding ketol-acid reductoisomerase, with product MVKVYYEDAVVENALEGKTIAVVGYGSQGHAHAQNLRDNGHQVIIGIREGKSAEAAREDGFDVFEVSEAAKQAEVIMILAPDEIQGSLYEKEIAPNLEAGNSLVFAHGFNIHFDVITPPADVDVFLVAPKGPGHLVRRTFTDGFAVPALFAVYQDATGKAKETALSYAKGIGATRVGVLETTFKEETETDLFGEQAVLCGGLTSLIEAGFETLVEAGYQPELAYFEVCHEMKLIIDLIYEGGFAKMRNSISNTAEYGDYVSGPRVITEVAKANMKEVLTDIQNGTFANNFVKDNENGFPEFKKMRAERAGHQIEAVGAELRKMMPFVKTID from the coding sequence ATGGTAAAAGTTTATTATGAAGATGCAGTAGTAGAAAATGCACTAGAAGGAAAAACAATTGCGGTTGTGGGATACGGTTCTCAAGGACATGCCCATGCACAAAACTTAAGAGATAATGGCCACCAAGTTATCATCGGAATTCGTGAAGGTAAATCAGCAGAAGCAGCCCGTGAAGATGGCTTTGATGTTTTTGAAGTAAGTGAAGCAGCAAAACAAGCAGAAGTAATCATGATTTTAGCACCAGATGAAATTCAAGGTTCACTTTATGAAAAAGAAATCGCACCTAACTTAGAAGCAGGAAATTCATTAGTATTTGCGCATGGATTTAACATTCACTTTGATGTTATCACTCCTCCAGCAGATGTTGACGTATTTTTAGTTGCACCAAAAGGACCAGGCCATCTAGTTCGTCGTACATTTACTGATGGATTTGCTGTACCAGCATTATTTGCGGTATACCAAGATGCTACTGGCAAAGCGAAAGAAACAGCATTATCTTACGCTAAAGGAATTGGTGCAACTCGTGTAGGTGTTTTAGAAACAACATTTAAAGAAGAGACTGAAACTGACTTATTCGGTGAACAAGCAGTTCTATGTGGTGGCTTAACTAGCTTGATTGAAGCAGGTTTTGAAACATTAGTAGAAGCTGGTTACCAACCAGAATTAGCTTACTTTGAAGTATGTCATGAAATGAAATTAATCATCGACTTAATTTATGAAGGTGGATTCGCTAAAATGCGTAATTCTATTTCAAACACTGCCGAATATGGTGACTACGTTTCTGGACCACGTGTTATCACAGAAGTTGCTAAAGCAAACATGAAAGAAGTCTTAACAGACATCCAAAATGGTACATTTGCAAACAACTTTGTAAAAGATAACGAAAATGGTTTCCCAGAATTCAAGAAAATGCGCGCAGAACGTGCTGGACACCAAATCGAAGCTGTTGGTGCTGAATTAAGAAAAATGATGCCATTCGTAAAAACAATCGACTAA
- the ilvN gene encoding acetolactate synthase small subunit — protein MRRIITAIVYNKSGVLSRITSVLNRRQVNIESISVGVVEAEISRMTIVINVNTLSEAEQVTKQLNKQIEVVKVSDITDDPHIERELALIQVNAPMSVRSEIQAVIAPFRADIVDVAQKTIIVQVAGTHDKINAFIDVLRPYGIKQLARTGITGIKRG, from the coding sequence ATGAGACGAATTATAACAGCAATCGTGTATAATAAATCTGGTGTACTTAGTCGAATTACGAGTGTATTAAATCGTCGACAAGTAAATATCGAAAGTATTTCAGTCGGCGTAGTTGAAGCAGAAATTTCTCGGATGACAATTGTTATTAATGTGAACACTTTGTCAGAAGCAGAGCAAGTAACAAAACAATTAAACAAACAAATCGAAGTTGTGAAGGTATCAGATATTACGGATGATCCACACATCGAAAGAGAATTAGCTTTAATTCAAGTAAATGCACCAATGAGTGTTCGTTCTGAGATTCAAGCAGTTATTGCACCATTTCGTGCTGATATCGTTGATGTGGCACAAAAAACTATTATTGTCCAAGTGGCAGGTACTCATGACAAAATTAACGCATTTATTGATGTGTTACGTCCATATGGTATCAAACAATTGGCAAGAACCGGTATTACCGGAATAAAAAGAGGTTAA
- the ilvB gene encoding biosynthetic-type acetolactate synthase large subunit, translating into MKNQDQEIAQKMSGAQLLLKSLQKHDVELVFGYPGGAVLPLYDALYDAEIPNILTRHEQGAVHAAEGYAKATGKPGVVIVTSGPGATNVVTGIADAMGDSVPLIVITGQVATPGIGKDAFQEADILGITLPITKHNYQVRDVEELEKTIDEAFHIATTGRKGPVVIDLPKDISIIEGTYTQRTKPVNLISYQPTTNPSQLQITRLMEQLKKAKKPIVLAGAGITAANAAKELQEFVERYKLPTVTTLLGLGTLPADCPYFLGMGGMHGSYASNMALAECDLLINIGSRFDDRLATCPSQFATGAVIAHIDIDPAEIGKIIPTDIPIVGDAKNALEKLLAFEPFEVDSQAWQELCIERKQKYPFKYDRENKDEIKPQRVIEKIGEITKGQSFVSTDVGQHQMWVAQYYPFNFPNQLITSGGLGTMGFGIPAGIGAQFAYRDRPVIVFVGDGGFQMTNQEFAILNENGLNVKFVLINNGSLGMVRQWQERFHNERRSSSVFDGQPDFIKLAEAYGIDAVRIMNPATVDSELEAAFAKEGPMLIEVIVSNSEHVTPMVPAGVPNDQMIGVE; encoded by the coding sequence ATGAAGAATCAAGATCAAGAAATAGCTCAAAAAATGTCAGGAGCACAGCTTTTATTAAAAAGCTTGCAAAAACATGATGTTGAATTAGTTTTTGGGTATCCTGGTGGTGCGGTTCTTCCATTATATGATGCTTTATACGATGCAGAAATTCCCAATATCCTAACAAGACATGAACAAGGTGCAGTACATGCGGCAGAAGGATATGCCAAAGCAACAGGCAAACCTGGTGTAGTAATTGTAACAAGTGGTCCTGGAGCAACAAACGTTGTGACGGGGATTGCAGATGCGATGGGCGATTCTGTTCCTCTAATTGTTATTACAGGACAAGTTGCAACACCTGGTATTGGGAAAGACGCTTTTCAAGAAGCAGATATTTTAGGAATTACACTACCCATCACAAAACATAATTACCAAGTTCGTGATGTGGAAGAATTAGAAAAAACCATTGATGAAGCTTTTCATATTGCAACAACTGGTCGTAAAGGACCTGTTGTTATTGATTTACCAAAAGATATTTCAATTATTGAGGGCACCTATACGCAACGGACGAAACCAGTCAATTTGATTAGCTATCAGCCAACAACCAATCCTTCACAATTACAAATAACTCGCTTGATGGAGCAACTCAAAAAAGCGAAAAAACCAATTGTATTAGCTGGTGCGGGGATTACGGCTGCAAATGCGGCAAAAGAGTTACAAGAGTTTGTTGAACGTTACAAATTACCGACTGTCACAACTTTACTTGGTTTAGGAACATTGCCAGCAGATTGTCCGTACTTTTTAGGTATGGGCGGAATGCACGGAAGTTATGCTTCCAACATGGCGTTAGCTGAATGTGACCTACTCATTAATATAGGTAGTCGTTTTGATGATCGTTTGGCTACGTGTCCAAGTCAATTTGCAACAGGAGCAGTGATTGCGCATATTGATATTGATCCAGCTGAAATTGGAAAAATCATTCCAACAGATATTCCGATTGTGGGAGATGCAAAAAATGCTTTAGAAAAATTATTAGCTTTTGAACCTTTTGAAGTGGATAGTCAAGCATGGCAAGAACTTTGCATAGAACGCAAACAAAAATACCCATTTAAATATGATCGTGAAAACAAAGATGAGATTAAGCCACAACGTGTTATTGAAAAAATTGGAGAAATTACAAAAGGACAATCTTTTGTCTCAACTGACGTTGGTCAACATCAAATGTGGGTTGCACAATATTATCCATTCAATTTTCCAAATCAATTAATTACAAGTGGTGGACTTGGAACGATGGGCTTTGGAATACCAGCTGGAATTGGAGCACAATTTGCTTATCGTGATCGTCCTGTAATTGTTTTCGTTGGTGATGGTGGTTTCCAAATGACTAACCAAGAATTTGCTATTTTAAATGAAAATGGTTTGAACGTTAAATTTGTATTAATTAACAATGGTTCTTTAGGAATGGTTCGTCAATGGCAAGAACGATTCCATAATGAAAGACGTTCTTCTTCTGTTTTTGATGGACAGCCAGACTTCATTAAATTAGCAGAGGCTTATGGCATTGATGCTGTACGTATCATGAATCCTGCCACTGTCGATAGTGAACTAGAAGCAGCCTTTGCAAAAGAAGGGCCAATGTTGATTGAAGTAATTGTTTCAAATTCGGAACACGTTACGCCAATGGTTCCTGCGGGAGTTCCTAATGATCAGATGATAGGGGTGGAGTGA
- the trpA gene encoding tryptophan synthase subunit alpha, whose product MKSLTHVLQQKKDNGNKLFIPYIMAGANGLGRLADEIEMLADSGASAIELGVPFSDPVADGPVIQLAGIHSRERGTTLKKIITFLNEFNSPVPLILMGYFNSFFHYGLDKLVEDLSSTDVKGIIIPDLPYEHREMFLEPAKDSDIAFIQLVTLTSSDERIEQLVSDADGFIYAVTINGTTGVNRNYQDNLYQHLQKITEKSPIPVLAGFGVSKPEHVQTFNNYCDGVIIGSCIVQTLEQDGVDQTQELIESLFA is encoded by the coding sequence ATGAAATCATTAACACATGTATTACAACAAAAAAAAGACAATGGAAATAAATTATTTATTCCGTATATTATGGCTGGTGCAAATGGCTTAGGACGTTTGGCTGATGAAATTGAAATGTTAGCTGACAGTGGAGCAAGCGCAATTGAATTAGGTGTGCCTTTTTCTGATCCAGTAGCTGATGGACCTGTTATCCAACTAGCAGGGATTCATTCGCGCGAACGTGGAACAACTTTAAAGAAGATTATTACTTTTTTAAATGAATTTAATTCGCCAGTTCCTTTAATTTTGATGGGCTATTTTAATTCTTTTTTTCATTATGGCTTAGACAAATTAGTAGAAGATTTAAGTTCGACAGATGTCAAAGGAATAATTATTCCGGACTTACCTTATGAGCATCGAGAAATGTTTTTAGAACCAGCAAAAGATAGTGATATTGCGTTTATACAACTGGTGACTCTAACTAGTTCCGATGAACGAATTGAACAATTAGTAAGTGATGCGGATGGATTTATTTACGCAGTAACAATTAACGGAACAACCGGTGTTAATCGAAACTATCAGGATAACCTTTATCAACATTTGCAAAAAATCACCGAAAAAAGCCCAATCCCAGTTTTAGCAGGATTTGGTGTGTCGAAACCAGAGCACGTTCAAACATTTAACAATTATTGCGATGGTGTCATTATTGGAAGTTGTATTGTACAAACTTTAGAACAAGATGGCGTAGATCAGACACAAGAATTAATTGAATCGTTATTTGCATAA
- the trpB gene encoding tryptophan synthase subunit beta, translating to MYQQPDNKGFYGNFGGQFVPETLMYAVKELTQIYEEAKNDPEFQTTLDYYLKQYVGRETPLYYADNLTKHLGGAKIYLKREDLNHTGAHKINNAIGQVLLAKRMGKNKIVAETGAGQHGVATATAAALFGMECIIFMGEVDVKRQELNVFRMELLGAKVESVLSGSRTLKDAVNEALRYWVATVEDTHYVLGSALGPHPFPEIVRDFQSVIGTEAKRQYLEVEGKLPEVALACVGGGSNSIGLFYPFINDDVRLIGVEAAGKGLDTEEHAASITKGDVGVLHGSKMHLLQDDDGQVLEAFSISAGLDYPGIGPEHSHLYTSGRAEYKTITDEEALEGFHLLSRTEGIIPALESSHAIAYAMKLAKEMSSEESILICLSGRGDKDVQQIKERMAQE from the coding sequence ATGTATCAACAACCAGATAATAAAGGATTTTACGGTAATTTTGGTGGGCAATTTGTGCCTGAAACTTTGATGTATGCCGTGAAAGAATTAACACAAATTTATGAAGAAGCAAAAAATGATCCAGAATTCCAAACAACATTGGACTACTATTTAAAACAATATGTTGGTCGTGAAACGCCTTTGTATTATGCTGATAATTTAACCAAACATCTTGGCGGAGCCAAAATTTATTTAAAACGTGAAGATTTGAACCATACCGGAGCGCACAAAATCAATAATGCGATTGGTCAAGTATTGTTAGCAAAACGTATGGGAAAAAATAAAATTGTTGCCGAAACAGGTGCTGGTCAACATGGCGTAGCTACTGCAACTGCTGCAGCACTCTTCGGCATGGAATGTATTATTTTCATGGGTGAAGTAGATGTGAAACGCCAAGAGTTAAACGTTTTTCGGATGGAATTGTTAGGAGCAAAAGTCGAAAGCGTCCTTTCAGGTAGCCGTACGTTAAAAGACGCTGTAAATGAAGCGTTACGTTACTGGGTGGCAACGGTAGAAGATACGCACTATGTATTAGGCTCAGCCTTGGGTCCACATCCATTCCCAGAAATCGTTCGTGACTTTCAAAGTGTGATTGGGACTGAAGCAAAGCGCCAATATTTAGAAGTCGAAGGAAAATTACCTGAAGTAGCATTAGCATGCGTCGGTGGCGGAAGCAATTCAATTGGTTTGTTCTATCCATTTATCAATGATGATGTCCGATTAATTGGGGTGGAAGCAGCTGGAAAAGGTTTGGACACTGAAGAACATGCTGCTTCAATCACAAAAGGTGATGTTGGTGTGTTACACGGAAGTAAAATGCACCTTTTACAAGATGATGATGGACAAGTATTAGAAGCCTTTTCTATTTCAGCTGGTTTAGATTACCCTGGCATAGGACCAGAACACTCGCACTTGTATACTTCTGGAAGAGCAGAATACAAAACAATTACTGATGAAGAAGCACTTGAAGGTTTCCATTTGTTATCACGTACAGAAGGTATCATACCAGCATTAGAGAGTTCACATGCAATTGCCTATGCAATGAAATTAGCGAAAGAAATGTCGTCAGAAGAAAGTATTTTAATCTGTTTATCTGGTCGTGGGGATAAAGATGTGCAACAAATCAAAGAAAGGATGGCACAGGAATGA
- a CDS encoding phosphoribosylanthranilate isomerase, with amino-acid sequence MTKIKICGLMDKHTVDEVCRLGADYLGFVFAKSKREVTSDQVRLMTTDVPVTIQKVGVFVSPTIEQLQRTVQEAGLDLVQIHGDFPNGSCGVPTIQAKSVNGNEKEFKTTADFLLLDAPPKEFYGGNGETFSWKAVQLNLLPQEKLFIAGGLTAENVQQAITYFQPFGVDVSSGIETNGVKDLAKIQAFINQVKEYDHVSTTR; translated from the coding sequence ATGACGAAAATTAAAATTTGTGGCTTGATGGATAAACATACAGTAGATGAAGTATGTCGTTTGGGAGCAGATTATCTGGGGTTTGTCTTTGCAAAAAGCAAACGCGAGGTGACATCTGATCAAGTACGATTAATGACGACTGATGTACCCGTGACAATTCAAAAAGTAGGAGTATTTGTGTCTCCAACTATTGAACAGTTACAACGAACCGTTCAAGAAGCTGGATTAGACTTGGTTCAAATTCATGGAGACTTTCCTAACGGGTCATGTGGTGTTCCTACGATTCAAGCGAAAAGTGTAAATGGAAACGAAAAAGAGTTTAAGACAACCGCTGATTTTTTACTATTAGATGCACCACCGAAAGAGTTTTATGGAGGAAATGGCGAAACATTTTCATGGAAAGCTGTTCAACTGAACTTGTTGCCTCAAGAAAAATTGTTCATTGCTGGTGGATTGACAGCAGAAAATGTTCAACAAGCAATTACCTATTTTCAACCATTTGGCGTCGATGTATCTAGTGGTATCGAGACAAATGGTGTGAAGGATTTAGCGAAAATTCAAGCATTTATTAATCAAGTAAAGGAGTATGACCATGTATCAACAACCAGATAA